GAACAATAACCCTAACAGGCGCTTTCCTCTTGGCAAGGGCTGAGGCTATCTGCGTAGCCGCAAGAGCAAGCCCACCCGGAGTATGAATAATCAGGTCAATAGCCATATCGTCAGGCGTCATCCTTATCGCTCTCAGGATACGTTCAGAATCCTCAATCGTTATGTAGCGAACCAAAGGAAATCCCATAAAGGCAAGTCTTTCCTGACGGTGAATCATAGTAATAACGCGGGATTTTCTCTTTTTCTCTATCTCTTTTATAAGGCGGAGACGCGCCCACTCAAGATTTTTCTGCTGAAAGAGGGGCCAGATGGAAAAGAAGATAATAAGCAACCAGAAAATGTCAAAAAAAGTTGGACCCTGATGCATGGAGTCTCCTTTATAAATCTTTAAACACTATTTTACCATTATAAAATGTCATTTTAACTTTTCCTTTTAATTTCCAGCCCAAAAACGGCGAGTTAAAACTTTTTGACCTAACCATTTCTCTGATAAAAACGTACTCTTCGTCCGGGTCAAAAACGGTAACATTTGCCCTCGCTCCAAGTTTTAACGCTCCTATATCACTTCTCTTTATGATTTTAGCTGGAGTGGTAGATAGCCTCTCCACCATCTGAGAAAGCGTTAGATACCCCTTTCTAACAAGCTCTAAAGTAAGTGGCAACATAGTCTGAAGACCTATTATTCCAAAAGGTGCAGCACAGAATTCAACCATTTTCTCATCTTCTGTATGGGGAGCGTGGTCTGTAGCGATAGCGTCGGCAACTCCGCTTTTTAAAGCTCTCCTACAGGCTTCAACATCTTCTGAAGTTCTCAACGGTGGGCACATCTTAGCACTGGTGTTGAAGTCCCTGACAGCTTCCTCCGTAAGTGTAAAGTGGTGAGGCGTTATTTCACAAGTTACGTTTATTCCTTCTCTTTTCGCCATTTCTATAATTCTCAAGGCATTAGAAGTAGAAACGTGACAGATATGGATATGAGCGCCCGTAAGCTTTGCAACCATTAAATCTCTTAAAATCCCTATCTCTTCAGCTTCTGCCGGCATACCAGGAATGCCCAACAGCGTTGAAATCATTCCCTCGTTCATATGACCGCCGGCGGAAAGAGTCTTATCCTCACTATGGGTAAAAACAGGAATTCCAAGAGAACGGGCGTAATCCATCGCGTTTCTCAAAACCTTCGCATCTTTAGGCGTTTCACCATCATCAGAAACAGCAACTATACCGGCTTTTACCATCAAACCTATTTCTGCTAATTCCTCTCCCTTTAACCCTTTAGTTATTGCTCCAATAGGAAAAACATCACAGAGACCAACCGACTTCGCCTTTTCCACTATATACCTTGTAACGGCAGGATTATCGTTAACAGGGTCTGTGTTAGCCATACAGCAAACAGAAGTTACTCCTCCCGCAACGGCAGCCTGCGAGCCCGTTTCTATGTCTTCTTTCCACTCCTGCCCGGGGTCTCTAAAGTGAACGTGCAAATCTATAAATCCAGGAGAAACAACTAAACCATCGGCATTAACAACGGTTACCGCTTCAGAAATAGGAATGTTCTTCTCAACTTTAACAACTTTGCCGTTATCAATAAGAATGTCTGTTACTTCATCAATTGAAAGGGAAGGGTCTACAACCCTTCCTCCCTTTATAAGGAGAGAATCCATTCTCTACTCCTTCTACCGTTTTTGAGCCAGTGCAGTTTGTCTGTGACAGCGGGTGCAGTTGGCTGGATTTTTAGCGCTAAACGCTTTCACCCCATTATGACAGGCGCCGCAATACTTACCTTGCCATATATCCTGCATAGTAAAGTGGTCTGCTCCAAACTTTTTCTTAAACAGCTTCGGATGGCAGTAAAAACAGTGTTGGTGCTTTACCTTTACGTGATAAACGTGGCTAAATACCACATCACCTTTAGGTGTTTTAAAAACAAGGTTTTTATTAAGCACTCCACCTTTAAAACAACCGTAGATAAACAGCGCGGCAGCAGGTAAAAGCAGAAACTTACGCATTTACAAACCTCCTTTCATTTCTCCCCATCCCCAAACTGCCGCTCCTCTAATGTATCTCTTCCTTCAACTTCTCAAGCCTTCCACAGAGTAGAGAAAGGACTACCATTCTCACTGCCAACCCGGTTTCTACCTGGTTGAAAATTAAAGAACGCTCCGACGTTACAACGTCATTGTTTAACTCAACGCCCCTGTTGAAAGGACCAGGATGCAGTATCACCGTTTCAGGCTTTAACATTCCAAGACGCTTTCTATTCACGCCAAACAGCTCTGCGTATTCCCTTAGAGAAGGAAATACTTTTTTCGCATTTTGCCTTTCAAGTTGAATTCTTAAAAGAATAATCACGTCAGAAAGCTCTGCTACCTCCTCAAAAGAGTTTAACTTTTTAACACCTAAAGCTTGAGGAAATCTTGGCATCATAGGTGAAGGACCATAAATAAAAACTTCCGCCCCTAACTTCCTGAAAAGTAAAGCGTCTGAACGAGCAACTCTGCTGTTAACTATATCTCCCATTATCGTTATCTTCTTACCTTCAAGCGTTCCAAACCTTTCTAAGAGGGTTATCGCATCAAGAAGTGCCTGTGTGGGGTGTTCCCTCCTTCCATCACCTGCATTTACAACAGAGGCGTTTATATGGTTTTTAACGGTATAAGGTGCACCTTCACACGGATGCCTTAAAACGATAACGTCTGGATGCATCATATCAAGATTTTTTAAAGTATCTATAAGGCTTTCACCCTTCTTAACGCTGCTAACGGAAGCCGAAATATTTATCACGTCGGCAGAAAGAAACTTGCCAGCCTTTTCAAAAGAGGAACGGGTTCTTGTGGACGGTTCAAAGAAAAGGTTTACAACGCACTTACCTCTAAGAACGGAAAATTTCTTTCTATCTTCTTTTAAAGCTTTCTTTACCTGTTGAGAAAGCTTATATACCTCCTGAAACTGCTCTTTTGAAACATCCTCTATAGAAATCAGGTGTTTCATTATCACCCCTTAGCTTTTTTTCGGCTCTTTTGTAAACTCTTCTGCCCTAACAATACCTAAAGTACCTGCTAAAGTTATTTCCCTCAAACTTTTTCCTCTAACTTTATAGGTATCTTTATCGCTTCCCTTACTTCAACTGCAAGCCTGTGAGCCTCAAGCCCTTCACATTCAGCCAAATTCCTTGCATGTTCAGATACTCTTTTAAAGCCTTCTTTACTAACGTAAAGAATGGAAGAACGCTTTACAAAATCGTAAACACCTAAAGGCGAGAAAAATCTCGCGCTTCCACCTGTAGGAAGAACGTGGTTTGGACCTAAAACGTAATCACCCAAAGATTCGCAAGTATGGTGTCCTAAAAAGATTGCACCTGCGTGCTTTATTAAATCCAGTAGAGCAAACGGTTCTTTTGTAGCAACCTCAAGATGCTCTGGTGCTACTTCGTTGGCTACCTGACAGGAATGGTAAACGTCCTTAGTTAAAAACACCGTTCCAAAGTTTTCTATTGACTTTTCTGCAATTTCTTTCCTTTTAAGAGTTTCAAGCTTTTTATAAAGAGCATCTACAACTTCTTCGGCAAGTTTTTCATCATGAGTTACTAAAAAAGCACCAGCAAGCTCGTCATGTTCTGCTTGAGATAGAAGGTCTGTAGCAACCCATTCTGGATTTGCCGTTTCATCGGCTATAACTAAAATCTCACTCGGTCCTGCCACCATATCTATGTCAACAGTTCCAAAGAGAAACTTCTTTGCAAGAGCAACGTAGATGTTTCCAGGACCTACTATCTTGTCAACCTTAGGTATAGATTCTGTTCCATAGGCTATTGCGGCAATCCCGTGAGCGCCGCCAACCCTGTAAATCTCATCAACGCCAGAAAGTTTAGCGGCAACTAAGGAATAGGGATTAACTTCAAGCGTTCCAATAGCTGGCGTTATCATAACAACCTTTTCAACGCCGGCAACCTTAGCAGGAACAGCGTTCATAATAACAGAAGACGGATAGGAAGCTTTTCCACCTGGAACGTATATACCTGCACTTTCAAGCGGCGTTACTTTCTGTCCTAAAACAATTCCCGGTTCTGTAACGAAATAGGAATTTTCAAGTTGCTTTTCGTGAAACTTCCTTACTCTATCAACAGCAAACTTTATGGCATCTATTACTTTAGGCTCAACTTTTTGAAAAGCTTCTTCTATCTCCTCTTCAGAAACTTTTACGTTTTCAGGAGTTAAGTCAACTCTGTCAAATTTTTTAGCGTATCCGAAAACAGCAGTATCACCATACTTTTTAACGTTTTCTATTATTTCTAAAACAGAAGACGCGTATTTACTTTCTAAACCCTGACCTCTGTTTTTTATTCTTGAAAGTTCAGGGTCTTTCTGCCAGTCATCTTTCCTTAAATCAACTCTTTTCATAACGAACTCCTGATGCGGATTTAAATACAAATTATATCAGCCACAAACGGTAAAATTTAAAAGAAAAAGCAAAATGTCATCAGGAGAAATTATGAAAAACTTCTTTTTCCTTTCTCTTATGCTAATCTTCTTTAGCTGCGGAGGTTCTCCTTCTAATCAAACCACTTCAACCCTTAAAGGAAGTATCCTTTTTGCTTATAACTACAATTCTACTCTGTGGCAATCTATTGAATCTGCCCCTTCCGGAAACAAAACAATCTTCGTAGTGGTCAATCCTGACGATGGACCTGGAACACAAACCGACCCTCTTTACAGCAACTTTATAAATGAACTCACTAAAACAGAGAAAATCCCCCTCGCCTACATTTACACAAACTACGCCCAAAGAGACATAACTTCAGTAGAAGCAGACGTAAATGCATGGCTGGAACTCTACCCGGAAATAAAAGGCTTCTTCTTTGACGAAGTAAGCGATTCAGAAGAAGACCTTCCTTACTACGAAGAATTAGAAAACTACGTAAAAGCTAAAGGAAACTATTATATAGTCCTGAATCCCGGAACGAACGTTCCAGAAAGTTACTTTGAAATATCAGATGCCGTTATAACCTATGAAGATTCCGCAGAAAATACAGGAAATTACGTTCCCCCACCGTTTTACAGCAAGAATGCCTGCGTAATCTACGGCGTAAGCGATAATTTATGGAAAGAGGTATTCAACGAGTTTAAAACGAAATGCGCCTACCTGTTTATAACAAACGGAACGTTGCCAAATCCTTACAGTGAGCTACCAGATTACTTTGAAGAAGAGATAAAGAGTATAGAAGAAAATTGAGTGGCGGAGAGGGCGGGATTCGAACCCGCGGTACGGGCTTTAAACCCGTACACCCGCTTAGCAGGCGGGCGCCTTCAGCCAGCTCGGCCACCTCTCCAAGAATGGTGAGCCGGGGAGGATTCGAACCTCCGACCTACGGATTAAAAGTCCGTTGCTCTACCAACTGAGCTACCGGCCCACTTGTGGCGGAGGGGGAGGGATTTGAACCCCCGGAGGGCTGGTTAGGCCCTCAGGTGATTTCAAGTCACCCGCCTTCAGCCAGACTCGGCCACCCCTCCGCGTTGCGTAGAAGAAAAATATAACCTATGTTTTAAGCTGTCAACTGAAATCTGGAGGAATTGTCATGCTTCCAAAAGAACTTTTAGAAGTTTTAGCCTGCCCGCAGTGTAAAGGAGACTTAGAATACAGGGAAAAAGAGCAAAAATTGG
This region of Desulfurobacterium pacificum genomic DNA includes:
- the hisD gene encoding histidinol dehydrogenase, encoding MKRVDLRKDDWQKDPELSRIKNRGQGLESKYASSVLEIIENVKKYGDTAVFGYAKKFDRVDLTPENVKVSEEEIEEAFQKVEPKVIDAIKFAVDRVRKFHEKQLENSYFVTEPGIVLGQKVTPLESAGIYVPGGKASYPSSVIMNAVPAKVAGVEKVVMITPAIGTLEVNPYSLVAAKLSGVDEIYRVGGAHGIAAIAYGTESIPKVDKIVGPGNIYVALAKKFLFGTVDIDMVAGPSEILVIADETANPEWVATDLLSQAEHDELAGAFLVTHDEKLAEEVVDALYKKLETLKRKEIAEKSIENFGTVFLTKDVYHSCQVANEVAPEHLEVATKEPFALLDLIKHAGAIFLGHHTCESLGDYVLGPNHVLPTGGSARFFSPLGVYDFVKRSSILYVSKEGFKRVSEHARNLAECEGLEAHRLAVEVREAIKIPIKLEEKV
- a CDS encoding Trm112 family protein, with product MLPKELLEVLACPQCKGDLEYREKEQKLVCHKCKLAFPIVDDIPVMLIEEAEKLEG
- a CDS encoding cytochrome c3 family protein, producing the protein MRKFLLLPAAALFIYGCFKGGVLNKNLVFKTPKGDVVFSHVYHVKVKHQHCFYCHPKLFKKKFGADHFTMQDIWQGKYCGACHNGVKAFSAKNPANCTRCHRQTALAQKR
- a CDS encoding spherulation-specific family 4 protein; this encodes MKNFFFLSLMLIFFSCGGSPSNQTTSTLKGSILFAYNYNSTLWQSIESAPSGNKTIFVVVNPDDGPGTQTDPLYSNFINELTKTEKIPLAYIYTNYAQRDITSVEADVNAWLELYPEIKGFFFDEVSDSEEDLPYYEELENYVKAKGNYYIVLNPGTNVPESYFEISDAVITYEDSAENTGNYVPPPFYSKNACVIYGVSDNLWKEVFNEFKTKCAYLFITNGTLPNPYSELPDYFEEEIKSIEEN
- a CDS encoding dihydroorotase; the encoded protein is MDSLLIKGGRVVDPSLSIDEVTDILIDNGKVVKVEKNIPISEAVTVVNADGLVVSPGFIDLHVHFRDPGQEWKEDIETGSQAAVAGGVTSVCCMANTDPVNDNPAVTRYIVEKAKSVGLCDVFPIGAITKGLKGEELAEIGLMVKAGIVAVSDDGETPKDAKVLRNAMDYARSLGIPVFTHSEDKTLSAGGHMNEGMISTLLGIPGMPAEAEEIGILRDLMVAKLTGAHIHICHVSTSNALRIIEMAKREGINVTCEITPHHFTLTEEAVRDFNTSAKMCPPLRTSEDVEACRRALKSGVADAIATDHAPHTEDEKMVEFCAAPFGIIGLQTMLPLTLELVRKGYLTLSQMVERLSTTPAKIIKRSDIGALKLGARANVTVFDPDEEYVFIREMVRSKSFNSPFLGWKLKGKVKMTFYNGKIVFKDL
- a CDS encoding aspartate carbamoyltransferase catalytic subunit, producing MKHLISIEDVSKEQFQEVYKLSQQVKKALKEDRKKFSVLRGKCVVNLFFEPSTRTRSSFEKAGKFLSADVINISASVSSVKKGESLIDTLKNLDMMHPDVIVLRHPCEGAPYTVKNHINASVVNAGDGRREHPTQALLDAITLLERFGTLEGKKITIMGDIVNSRVARSDALLFRKLGAEVFIYGPSPMMPRFPQALGVKKLNSFEEVAELSDVIILLRIQLERQNAKKVFPSLREYAELFGVNRKRLGMLKPETVILHPGPFNRGVELNNDVVTSERSLIFNQVETGLAVRMVVLSLLCGRLEKLKEEIH